The DNA sequence ACGGCAAGCGCCCGGCGCCCGGAGGATACCCGCATGACCCCTCGTTCGGAGCAAGAGCTCCTCGCCGCCTACCGCGATGGCCTGCTGACGGACACGCTGCCGTTCTGGATCCCCCGCGCGATCGACCGCGAGTGCGGCGGCTATCTCACCGCGCTGGGCCGCGATGGGGCAGTGCTGCAGACCGACAAGGCCGTCTGGGTCCAGGGCCGCTTCGCCTGGCTGCTCGCTACCCTCCACCGCACCGTGGAGCCTCGCCAGGAGTGGCTCGATCTGGCCCGCCACGGGATCGACTTCCTGCAGACACATTGTTTCGACGCGGACGGGCGCATGTTCTTCTGGGTGACGCGCGACGGTCGGCCGCTGCGCAAGCGCCGCTACCTCTTCTCGGAGTGCTTCGCCGCCATCGCGATGGCCGCCTACGGCGCCGTGGCCGGCGATGACGGGTGCCGCGCCAGGGCCATCGAGCTGCTACGGCTCGTGCTGCGCTACCACACAGACCCGGCGCTCGCGCAGCCGAAGGTGGACCCCGCGACCCGGCCCATGAAGGGGCTGGCGATGCCGATGATCCTCCTCGTCACCGCGCAGGAGCTGCGCGGCGCTGGCGACGACGCCCTGTGCGACCGGGTGGTCGAGGAGAGCATCGCCGAGATCGAGCGCGACTTCGCAAAGCCGGACCTGGGCTGCGTCCTCGAGACGGTGGGCCCGGCCGGCGAGTTCCACGACACGTTCGAGGGCCGCATGGTCTGTCCCGGCCACTCCATCGAGGCCGGCTGGTTCATCCTGGAGGAATCGCGGCGGCGCGGCGGCGACGCTCGCCTGACGGAGCTGGGCACGCGCATCGTCGACTGGTCGCTCCGCATCGGCTGGGACGCCGAGCACGGCGGCATCCTTTACTACCGCGACGCGCGCGGGCTGCCGGGCGCCGAGTACTGGCACGACATGAAGTTCTGGTGGCCGCACAACGAGGCCATCATCGCTACGCTGCTGGCGCACCGTCTGACCGGCGACGCGCGCTACGCCCGCTGGCACGCGATGGTCCACGACTGGGCGTACGCGCACTTCCCCGACGCGCTGCACGGCGAGTGGTACGGCTACTTGCACCGAGACGGCAGCGTCTCGACGCCGCTGAAGGGCAACATGTGGAAGGGACCCTTCCACCTGCCGCGCATGCAGTGGTACTGCTGGCAGCTCCTGGAGCGCGGCTCCGGCGCAGGCGCGTGGTGAGCATCCGGCGCCCGAACCGCGCCCTCCTCGCAGCCGCGCTCCTGGCCGGCCTGTGCGTGCGGGCCGGCGCGGCGGCCCCGCTGGTGGGCGTGGTCGACGAGCGCCTGGTGATGCCTTACGAGTGGGCGAAGCCCGACGCGTCGGCCTGGTCGACGGCGGCCTATGTCGCCCCGTACGAGCGGCTGGGCTGCAGGGTGCGGGTGCTCGGCGCCGAGGACCTGACGCCGGCCGGACTGGCGGGCATCCAGGTGCTGGCGATCCCCGGCGACCACGTCTACCCGGAGCGCGGCAGGTGGGGCGGTCCGGTCCTGCAGGCGATCGCGGCATGGGTGAAGGCCGGCGGCGTCTACGTGATGCCGATCGGCGTCTCGCACTGGGTCGCGCGCGACATCGCCACCGGCGCGCGCGACGCGGGGCACTTCGGGCCGGACGCGCTCGGCCTGACCTTCACGCAGTCCTCCGGCGCCCCTCCGCTCTCGCTCACGGCGCAGGGACGGGCCATCGGGCTGCCGGAGCCGCGCTTGGTGGGCGCCGCGCCGGCGCGGGCGCTGCGGCTCGACGGCCCGGCCGCCGTGCTCGCCTGGGACGCCGGCTACGTGCCGGCCGCCGTCGCCGTGCCGGTCGGCCGGGGTTGGGTGCTGAACAGCGGGTGCGGCGAGGCGATGTCGCCATCCTACGCCGACTGGTGGACTCGGACCTCGGCGCGCGCTGCTCTGGCCGCGGCGGCCGGGAAGCTGCGTGCGATGACCCTCGCGCAGACGCTCACGCGCGAGGGGCTCGGCGGCCTGTCGCTGGACGACCTGGATCGCCGCGCGTTCCGGCCCGGGCCCTCGCCGATGGCCGGCCCGGCGACCGCCGTGCGGCTGACTCCGGCCGGCGACGCGCGGGCGGGAGCGCGCCGCCGGGCGCGGCCGGGCATCGAGCGCTCGGGCGGCGGAGGGGTGTCGCTCGACGGCGACTGGGAGATGGTCGGCGCCGAGCCCGGCAAGGCCAGCGAGCGAGCCATGCTCGCGGGCAGGTCCTGGCCAGGCGCCGTGCGCGCCCGCGTGCCGGGAAGCGTGCACACGGCGTTGCTGGCCGCTGGCCGAATACCGGACCCCACCGTCGGGCTGAACGCCGACGTCGCGCGCGAGCAGAGCTACCGCGAGTGGTGGTTCCGGCGCGAGTTCGCGCGGCCCGACGGCCTGCGCGGCGGCCGGTTGGTGTTCGACGGCGTGGACTACTCGTGCACCGTGTGGCTTAACGGTCGGCGTCTTGGTCGCCACGAGGGCGCTTTCGGAGGGCCGGAGCTCGAGGTGGCCGGCCTGCTGCGCGAGCGCAACACGCTGGTGGTCCGCCTGGACCCGGCGCCGCGGGACTGGCAGATCGTCCTCAAGACGAACGTGGTGTACGGCTGGCATTACGTGAACCTTCCGTCCCTCGGCATCTGGCGCTCGGTTCGCCTGGAGGGCGAGCCCCCCGTGGAGGTGGAGCACCCCTTCGTGGCGGCCCGCGACGCGCGGTCCGGCGTCGTGGACATCTGGGCGAGGCTGCGCGGGGAGCGCGCGCGTTGGGCCGGCACGCTGGAGGGCGAGGTGTCGCCCGAGAACTTCACGGGCCACGCCTGGCGCTTCCGCCTGCCGGTGCGCGCCTCCTCCGGCTCGCGCGAGCTGCACCTGCGCGTGAAGGTGCCGGAGCCGCACCTCTGGTGGCCCGTGGACCTCGGCGCCCCGAACCTCTACCGTCTTCACCTCACCTTTCGGCCCCGGCGCGGCGAGCCCTCCGCCGTCACCACCACGTTCGGCATCCGCACCGTGGAGACGCGTCCGTTGCCGGGAGGACCCAACGCCGCGACCTACCGCTGGACCTTCGTCGTCAACGGCCGACCGCTCTTCCTGAAGGGCGCCAACTGGTGCATCCTGGACGCGCTCCTGCGCCTCGACCGCGCCCGCTATGCGCGCTTCCTTACGCTGGCGCGCGATCAGCACACGCAACTGCTGCGCGCCTGGGGCGGAGGGCTCGTGGAGACGGACGACTTCTACGACCTCTGCGACCGCCTCGGCATCCTTGTCTACCAGGAATTCCCTCTCACGTGGCAGCGCTCCGAGGCCATCTCCCCCTCCGTAGCCGATGAGATCGCCACGCGCAGCGTGCGCCGGCTGCGCAGCCACCCATCGCTGCTGATGTGGGGCGGCGGGAACGAGCACTCGGGGCGCGGCCCTCTGGTGGAGCAGCTCGGACGGATCTGCCTTGAGCTGGACGGCACCCGGCCATTTCACCGAACCGACCCCCACGGCGGCAGCCTGCACAACTACGACGTCTACTGGGGCGGGCAGCCGCTCGACCGCAACCTGTCGCTTACCGCGCCCTTCATCGGCGAGTTCGGCCTGAGCTCGCCGCCCGTCATCGAGAGCATCCTCCGCTACCTGCCGGAGAGCGAGCGGAGCGTATGGCCGCCGCCGGAGTCCGGTAGTTTCGTGCGCCACACGCCCACGTTCAGTGCGCAGCACACGGACATCATGAACCGCTATGCCGGCGAATGGGCCGACACCGCTACGATGGCCGGCCTGGTGACGGGCATGCAGCTTGCCCAGGCCACCGGCATCCGGCACACGCTCGAGCGCGCACGCGCTCGCTGGCCGGAGGCCACGGGCGCCTGCTACTACAAGCTCACCGACGTCTACCCGGCGTGCGCCTGGGCAACGGTCGACTGGTACGGCGTGCCCAAGATCGCCTACTACCTGATCCAGGACGCGTATGCGCCGATCCACGCGGTGGCGCTCTTCGAGAGCCTGACCGCGCCGGCCGGCAAGCCGCTCGGCCTGCCGGTAGTGCTTCTCGACGACGCCGGGGCGCTGTCCGGCCCCTGGGAGGTGGTGGCGCGCGCCTACGACTCCGCGCTTCGCGAGGTCGCCTCCTCGCGCTGGAGCGGCTCCGGAGCGCCCGGGCGCGTGCGGCGGCTCGGCGAGCTCGTGGTGCCCGCCGAGCGCGCCTCCAGCGCGCCGCTGCTCATCGTCTCGGAGGTCCGGCGTGGCGGCCGCGTCGTGGACCGCACCTTCTACACGATGAACCACGCGGCCCGGCCCGGCGGCCTGTTTGACCTGCCCCGCACGCGTCTGAGCCTGCGGGCCGCGGGCGACCGCCTCCTCGTGCGCAACGAGGGCAACGTTCCCGCCGTGGGCGTGCACTTCGTGTGCCCCGCGATCTCGGATCGCTTCAGCGCGGAGGACGGCTACTTCTGGCTGGCCGCCGACGAGTCGCGCTCGCTGCGCGTGAGCCACACGCGCGGGGTGCGCGCGGCGGCCTGGAACGCGCCGTAGGGCGGCCGCGCGGCGCCTGGCAGCCGGCCCCAGATGCGCGCCACCGAGCTTGCAAAGGCCCGGAACCCGGACGAACGAGAGCGCGTCTTGTTTGGGCCATACTGACGACGCAGGCCATGACTGTCTACGTCGCGCACGGGCGCAGGAGGGCGGGGCAACGCGGTACCCCGCCTTTCTGCTTGTCTGGCGATCGGGAGTTACGGGGATCCGGCGGCCCCGCGCCCGCGTACAGCCTTCTGGCGGCCGCATCGACGCGCCCCGCGCCAGGGGCGCCCCCGCGCCGCCGGGAGGTGTCGCCATGACCGCCGAGGGCAGCGGCTACGTGCGGGTCTGCACGCTGGAGGAGGTGCGCGAGGGGTCGCCGCGCGTGGTGCACGCCGCGGGCCACACCATCGCGCTGTTTCGCCACGAAGGCCGCGTTCGGGCCGTCGACAACCGCTGCCCACACATGGGCTTCCCGCTCAGCAAGGGCAGCGTGAAGGATGGCATACTCACCTGCCACTGGCACCACGCCCGCTTTGACCTCTGCAGCGGTGGAACGTTCGACCCGTTCGCCGACGACGTGCGCGTCTATCCGGTTCGCATCGAGGGCAGCGAGGTGTGGGTCGACGCGGGACAGCCCTCGGCCGACCCGGCGGCACGGCACCGCGCGCGACTGGAGGACGGCCTCCGCCACGATCTACGGTTGGTGATCGCCAAGGCGGTCGTCGGCCTGGCCGCCGCCGGCGCGCCCGAGCGCGCGGCACTCGAGGTGGCGGCCGACTTCGGGACCCGGTACGCATCGGGCGGGTGGGGACCCGGCCTCACCATCCTCACCGCGATGGGCAACATCCTCCCCCTTCTGCGGGCCGAGGACCGGCCCCGCGCGCTCTACCAGGGCATCACCCACGTGGCGCGCGAGACGGCCGGGCAGCCCCCGGCCTTCCGGCAGGAGCCGTTGGCCACCACGGAGCGGCGGCCCGAGGTGTTCAAGCGCTGGTTCCGCGGGTTCGTGGAGATGCGCGACCGCGACGGCGCCGAGCGAACGCTGCGCACCGCCGTCGCCGTCGGGTTGCCCATGCCCGTCGTGGCGGACATGCTCTTCGCCGCGGCCACCGACCACCGCTACCTCGACGCCGGGCACCCGATGGACTTCGCCAGCAAGGCGCTGGAGCTCCTGGACTTGATCGGCTGGGAGCACGCGGAGCAGGTGCTTCCCTCGGTGGTGCCGCGGCTCGCGCGCGCCCAGCGCGCCGAGGAGAGCTCCGCCTGGCGGCAGCCCGTGGACCTGGCCGCCCTGCTGTGGGCGGCCTTCGAGGAGCTGCCTGCGGCGGCCGCACGGGGCGCCGCCGCCCGGGCACCCTGGGAGGGCCTGGCGGGCCTGGTCGAGACCTTGCTGCGCGACGACCCGGCGGCTTCGGTGGCGGCGCTGGTCGCCGCGTTGGGCGAGGGCGCCGCGCCGGAGGCGCTCGCTCAGGCGGCGGCCTGCGCCGCGGCGCGGCGCGTGGCGCAGTTCCACACCGCCAACGAGTACGGCGACTGGGACACCGCGCTGCACACCTTCACCTACGCCAACGCCGTGCACCAGGCGATGCGCCGCGCGCCCTCCCTGGAGCTGCTGCGCGGCGTGTTTGACGCCGCCATGAGCGTCTACCTTGACCGCTTCCTGAACACCCCGCCCGCGGCGCTCCCACGCCCCGGCGGCGGCGAGACATCTCCCGAGGCGCTGCTGGAGTTGCTCGACCGGCAGCAGCAGGTGAACGAGGCGGCCCGATGGGTGTCCGGCGTGCTCGACGGACAGGAGGGTGCCGCGCGGGCGATGGCCGCGCTGGGCGAAGGGCTGCTGCGCGAGGACGCCGGCTTCCACACGTTCCAGGCCGTCGAGGCGGCCTTCCGGCAGCGCGCCCTCCTCGGCGACACCGAGGAGGGGCGCGTGGCGCTCGTGGCCGCCGCGCGCTACCTGGCCGCCCACAGCCCCACGCCCCGCGCGCTCGGGCAGACCTACCAGATCGCGCTGCGCCTGCACCGGGGCGAGGCGCTTTACGAGGGGTAGGCCGGCGCGAGCAGGGGCGCCGAACTGGGCGCGTGGGCGGCGCTCAACCGAGGGCGATGGCCGCCACACCCGCCACCACGAGCGCCGCCGCCACCACCCGGCTCCACCCTCCCTGCTCGCGCAGAACGCGCACGCCCGCCGCCACGCTCAGCAGCACCGAGACCGACCGCAGCGGCACCACGTAGGAGACCGGGGCGCCGCGAAGGGCCACGAGCACCATCAGGTAGCCGCCACCGCAGGCGAGGGCCGACGCCAGAAGGCGGCCCCAGCGGGCGAGACCACGGTGCTCCGCGCCGCGCCACGGCCGCAGAAGCGCTCCCTGCAGCGCGGCGCCGGCCCCGAAGGTCAGCCCAAGGTAGACCACCGGGTCCACGTAGCGCACGCCGGCCTTGTCGATGGCGGAGTAGGCGCTGGTGCAGAGCCCGGTGCCGATGGCGGCGCCCACCCCGGCGAGCGTGAGCCCTCGCTCGCCCGCGCGCAGGTCGGGCCAGGCCAGCAGCAGCACGGCGGCGCACACGGCCGCTATCCCCAGGCCGCCGAGCGGCGAGGGCCGCTCGCCAAAGAAGAGCACGCCCCAGAGCGCCGCGGCGGCGGGGGCCACGCCCCGGGCGATGGGGTAGGCCCGCGAGAGGTCATCGCTCGCGTAGGCACGCGCAAGGAGCGTGTAGTAGCCCGCGTAAAAGAGGCCCGTCCCAGCCACGCACAGCCACCCGGCCGGCGGAACGGCGAGCGGTCGCCCGGCGACCAGCGCCGCGGGCAGGCAGAGCGCCGCGCTCAGCACCTGAATCCACCAGCCATCGGCCAGAGCGCGCGGCGAGCGCTTCAGCTCCAGATTCCAGTAGACGTGTGCGACCGCCGAGGCTAGCACGAGGATCAGCGCCGTGCCGCTCACGGGGCAGGGCGGCCGCGACGCCTCGCCGCTGGTATAATGCGGGCATGATCCGCGTGGACGTGGCCCGCGCCAAGCAGCTCTCCCGCGATGTCGACCACGGGAGCATCGGCGAGCACCTGAGGGACCCGAAGGCGGCCCTGTGGGTCGAGGTGTCCGATCCAACCGATACGGACTGGCGGACCCTTCGCGAGCAGTTCCCCTTCCATCCGCTCTCCATCGAGGACGCCAGCCGCCAGGAGCAGCGCCCCAAGGTCGATGAGTACCCTGGCTACCTCTTCCTCACCGTGCGCGCGTGGCGAAAGGGCGCCGAGCCGACGGCCGGCGCGCGCGAGGCCACCGCCGAGATCGACGTGTTTCTTGGCGCCAACTACCTGGTCACCGTGCACTACGGCGAGGTCGAGCCGATCACGCAGATTCGCGCCCGCTGGCGCCAGCACCCCGACCTGGTCCCCTGCAGCGCATCGTACCTGCTCTACGTGCTGCTCGACACCGTGGTTGATGCCTTCTTCCCGGCCCTGGACGAGCTGGACGAGGCCATCGATGGCGTCGAGTCCGCGGCCTACTCCGGCGGCGACGTGGCGATGGGCGAAGCGATGCTCCTCAAGCGCCGCTTGCTGGTGCTCCGCCAGGCCGTCGCCCCCACGCGCGACATGCTCAACCAGCTCCTGCGCGTCGACATGCCCATCATCGACAACGGCGTGCGGCTCTACCTGCAGGACGTCTACGACCATGCGCTGCGGCTGGTGGAGCAGGTGGACCTGCACCGCGAGATCCTCTCCGGCGCCCTGGACGCCATGGTGGCGCAGGTGAGCAACCGGCTCAACCAGGTGATGAAGACGCTGACGAGCCTCTCCACGATCATGATGAGCGTCGGCCTGGTCGCGGGCATCTACGGGATGAACTTCCGCCACATGCCCGAGTTGGAGCTGCAGTGGGGCTACTTCTTCGCGCTGGGCGCCATGGCGCTCGTGGCGGCCGCGCTCGTGCTCTACTTTCGGCGCATCCGCTGGCTCTGAAGCTGCGGGGTAGACTGACGTATCCGGGCTCGTTGGCGCGCGATGCACCGCGACGGCGCGAGGCGAGCGCGAGGGGAATCAATGCAATGCACGGACGATTGACGCCGCCAGAGATCGAGCGCTTTCTCGAGGAGGGCTACCTGTGCGTGCCCGACCTCCTGCGGCCGAGCGACCTGGAGCCACTACGCGAGGAGATCGCCGGGATCGTCGACGCGACCGCCCGAGGGCTGCTCCGCGAGGGCGCGATCGAGGAGGCGCACGCCGGCGAGGGCTTCGAGACACGCCTGACGCGGCTGCTGGCCGACCGGCCGGACCTGGCGCCCGCCTATTTCCGAGCGATCGAGGGAAAGGGTGGCGGCGGCCATGCCGGGCGCGCCATGTTCAACGTCATCACTCACCCGCCCCTCCTCGACGCAGTCGAGGACCTGGTCGGCCCGGAGATCATCGGCTCCAGCGTCTATCGCATCCGCCCGAAGGTGCCCGGCCTCAACCGCGGCGTCGTGCCCTGGCACCAGGACAGCGGCTACTTCGCGCCGACCTGCGACGGGCATCTGGTCGTTACCTGTTGGATCCCGCTCGTCGACTCGACGCCCGCGAACGGTTGCCTGCGCATGCTGCCGCGCACGCACGGCGCGGGCGTGCTCCCACATCACACCGGGGGAAACGCGGGCTTCCTCGTCATCCTGGACGAGGACCTGCCGGCTCCGCCGGAGGGCGCCGTGGCCGTGCCCGTGCCGCTCGGAGGCGTGCTCTTCCTGACGAACCTGACCCCTCACTGCTCCACGCCCAACGAGACCGACGTGATCCGCTGGAGCGTGGACCTGCGCTACCAGGGCAGCGACGCACCCACGAACGCGTTCCATGGACCGCCCGAGGTCGACGCCACGGCT is a window from the Chthonomonadales bacterium genome containing:
- a CDS encoding AGE family epimerase/isomerase; translated protein: MTPRSEQELLAAYRDGLLTDTLPFWIPRAIDRECGGYLTALGRDGAVLQTDKAVWVQGRFAWLLATLHRTVEPRQEWLDLARHGIDFLQTHCFDADGRMFFWVTRDGRPLRKRRYLFSECFAAIAMAAYGAVAGDDGCRARAIELLRLVLRYHTDPALAQPKVDPATRPMKGLAMPMILLVTAQELRGAGDDALCDRVVEESIAEIERDFAKPDLGCVLETVGPAGEFHDTFEGRMVCPGHSIEAGWFILEESRRRGGDARLTELGTRIVDWSLRIGWDAEHGGILYYRDARGLPGAEYWHDMKFWWPHNEAIIATLLAHRLTGDARYARWHAMVHDWAYAHFPDALHGEWYGYLHRDGSVSTPLKGNMWKGPFHLPRMQWYCWQLLERGSGAGAW
- a CDS encoding beta-mannosidase — protein: MSIRRPNRALLAAALLAGLCVRAGAAAPLVGVVDERLVMPYEWAKPDASAWSTAAYVAPYERLGCRVRVLGAEDLTPAGLAGIQVLAIPGDHVYPERGRWGGPVLQAIAAWVKAGGVYVMPIGVSHWVARDIATGARDAGHFGPDALGLTFTQSSGAPPLSLTAQGRAIGLPEPRLVGAAPARALRLDGPAAVLAWDAGYVPAAVAVPVGRGWVLNSGCGEAMSPSYADWWTRTSARAALAAAAGKLRAMTLAQTLTREGLGGLSLDDLDRRAFRPGPSPMAGPATAVRLTPAGDARAGARRRARPGIERSGGGGVSLDGDWEMVGAEPGKASERAMLAGRSWPGAVRARVPGSVHTALLAAGRIPDPTVGLNADVAREQSYREWWFRREFARPDGLRGGRLVFDGVDYSCTVWLNGRRLGRHEGAFGGPELEVAGLLRERNTLVVRLDPAPRDWQIVLKTNVVYGWHYVNLPSLGIWRSVRLEGEPPVEVEHPFVAARDARSGVVDIWARLRGERARWAGTLEGEVSPENFTGHAWRFRLPVRASSGSRELHLRVKVPEPHLWWPVDLGAPNLYRLHLTFRPRRGEPSAVTTTFGIRTVETRPLPGGPNAATYRWTFVVNGRPLFLKGANWCILDALLRLDRARYARFLTLARDQHTQLLRAWGGGLVETDDFYDLCDRLGILVYQEFPLTWQRSEAISPSVADEIATRSVRRLRSHPSLLMWGGGNEHSGRGPLVEQLGRICLELDGTRPFHRTDPHGGSLHNYDVYWGGQPLDRNLSLTAPFIGEFGLSSPPVIESILRYLPESERSVWPPPESGSFVRHTPTFSAQHTDIMNRYAGEWADTATMAGLVTGMQLAQATGIRHTLERARARWPEATGACYYKLTDVYPACAWATVDWYGVPKIAYYLIQDAYAPIHAVALFESLTAPAGKPLGLPVVLLDDAGALSGPWEVVARAYDSALREVASSRWSGSGAPGRVRRLGELVVPAERASSAPLLIVSEVRRGGRVVDRTFYTMNHAARPGGLFDLPRTRLSLRAAGDRLLVRNEGNVPAVGVHFVCPAISDRFSAEDGYFWLAADESRSLRVSHTRGVRAAAWNAP
- a CDS encoding Rieske 2Fe-2S domain-containing protein: MTAEGSGYVRVCTLEEVREGSPRVVHAAGHTIALFRHEGRVRAVDNRCPHMGFPLSKGSVKDGILTCHWHHARFDLCSGGTFDPFADDVRVYPVRIEGSEVWVDAGQPSADPAARHRARLEDGLRHDLRLVIAKAVVGLAAAGAPERAALEVAADFGTRYASGGWGPGLTILTAMGNILPLLRAEDRPRALYQGITHVARETAGQPPAFRQEPLATTERRPEVFKRWFRGFVEMRDRDGAERTLRTAVAVGLPMPVVADMLFAAATDHRYLDAGHPMDFASKALELLDLIGWEHAEQVLPSVVPRLARAQRAEESSAWRQPVDLAALLWAAFEELPAAAARGAAARAPWEGLAGLVETLLRDDPAASVAALVAALGEGAAPEALAQAAACAAARRVAQFHTANEYGDWDTALHTFTYANAVHQAMRRAPSLELLRGVFDAAMSVYLDRFLNTPPAALPRPGGGETSPEALLELLDRQQQVNEAARWVSGVLDGQEGAARAMAALGEGLLREDAGFHTFQAVEAAFRQRALLGDTEEGRVALVAAARYLAAHSPTPRALGQTYQIALRLHRGEALYEG
- a CDS encoding EamA family transporter, whose product is MSGTALILVLASAVAHVYWNLELKRSPRALADGWWIQVLSAALCLPAALVAGRPLAVPPAGWLCVAGTGLFYAGYYTLLARAYASDDLSRAYPIARGVAPAAAALWGVLFFGERPSPLGGLGIAAVCAAVLLLAWPDLRAGERGLTLAGVGAAIGTGLCTSAYSAIDKAGVRYVDPVVYLGLTFGAGAALQGALLRPWRGAEHRGLARWGRLLASALACGGGYLMVLVALRGAPVSYVVPLRSVSVLLSVAAGVRVLREQGGWSRVVAAALVVAGVAAIALG
- the corA gene encoding magnesium/cobalt transporter CorA, whose amino-acid sequence is MIRVDVARAKQLSRDVDHGSIGEHLRDPKAALWVEVSDPTDTDWRTLREQFPFHPLSIEDASRQEQRPKVDEYPGYLFLTVRAWRKGAEPTAGAREATAEIDVFLGANYLVTVHYGEVEPITQIRARWRQHPDLVPCSASYLLYVLLDTVVDAFFPALDELDEAIDGVESAAYSGGDVAMGEAMLLKRRLLVLRQAVAPTRDMLNQLLRVDMPIIDNGVRLYLQDVYDHALRLVEQVDLHREILSGALDAMVAQVSNRLNQVMKTLTSLSTIMMSVGLVAGIYGMNFRHMPELELQWGYFFALGAMALVAAALVLYFRRIRWL
- a CDS encoding phytanoyl-CoA dioxygenase family protein; translated protein: MHGRLTPPEIERFLEEGYLCVPDLLRPSDLEPLREEIAGIVDATARGLLREGAIEEAHAGEGFETRLTRLLADRPDLAPAYFRAIEGKGGGGHAGRAMFNVITHPPLLDAVEDLVGPEIIGSSVYRIRPKVPGLNRGVVPWHQDSGYFAPTCDGHLVVTCWIPLVDSTPANGCLRMLPRTHGAGVLPHHTGGNAGFLVILDEDLPAPPEGAVAVPVPLGGVLFLTNLTPHCSTPNETDVIRWSVDLRYQGSDAPTNAFHGPPEVDATAPEVRMACYPPEADFVVRSRALPDSVTTFEEFAARRALYERAAIPGPRRGWQPVPTP